A single genomic interval of Nocardioides nitrophenolicus harbors:
- a CDS encoding DUF4350 domain-containing protein has protein sequence MTRIRVSRGRLAVAAAVVLALVVAVWLTRDSEKYPGVADPRNPGPDGAQALAKVLADQGVEVTIARSAAAFEEAAVDDATTVVVSGTEQLAPSTLERMRAHAAAAARVVLVEPDFAIIQEIDPDLGLLPVSAGKDDALAARCPDGVAGVGLEGLTVEVDRATSYTGAGCFPVDDRSLVRGVDGLVLFGAGQALTNDQVTRADNAAVGLRLLGQDPRLVWYVPDATDAVSDDAVTIGSLLPDWIGPALWLVALAGAALLLWRVRRLGPLSTEPLPVVVRAVETTRSRGRMYRRSGDRDHAARALRQAARADLARRLRLDRGAPTHAVVEATARHLGAPVEAVSALLDDHRTAPATDQDLVRFAQDLARLRREVRRS, from the coding sequence ATGACCCGGATCAGGGTGTCGCGCGGACGGCTCGCGGTCGCGGCGGCGGTCGTGCTCGCGCTCGTGGTGGCCGTCTGGCTCACCCGCGACTCCGAGAAGTACCCGGGCGTCGCCGACCCGCGCAATCCCGGTCCCGACGGGGCCCAGGCGCTGGCCAAGGTGCTGGCCGACCAGGGCGTCGAGGTCACCATCGCCCGCTCGGCCGCCGCCTTCGAGGAGGCCGCCGTCGACGACGCCACCACCGTCGTCGTCAGCGGCACCGAGCAGCTCGCGCCGAGCACGCTCGAGCGGATGCGCGCCCACGCGGCCGCCGCCGCGCGGGTGGTGCTGGTCGAGCCCGACTTCGCGATCATCCAGGAGATCGACCCCGACCTCGGGCTGCTCCCGGTGTCCGCCGGCAAGGACGACGCGCTCGCCGCCCGATGCCCCGACGGGGTCGCCGGCGTGGGCCTCGAGGGGCTGACGGTCGAGGTCGACCGGGCGACGTCGTACACCGGGGCGGGCTGCTTCCCGGTCGACGACCGGTCACTGGTGCGCGGCGTCGACGGCCTGGTGCTGTTCGGCGCCGGCCAGGCGCTGACCAACGACCAGGTCACCCGTGCCGACAACGCGGCGGTCGGGCTCCGCCTGCTCGGACAGGACCCGCGGCTGGTCTGGTACGTCCCCGACGCGACCGATGCCGTCTCCGACGACGCGGTCACCATCGGCAGCCTGCTGCCCGACTGGATCGGGCCCGCGCTCTGGCTGGTCGCGCTCGCCGGGGCGGCGCTGCTGCTGTGGCGGGTGCGCCGGCTCGGGCCGCTCTCGACCGAGCCGCTGCCCGTGGTGGTCCGCGCGGTCGAGACGACCCGGAGCCGGGGCCGGATGTACCGCCGCAGCGGCGACCGCGACCACGCCGCCCGCGCGCTGCGCCAGGCCGCCCGTGCCGACCTGGCCCGCCGGCTGCGCCTCGACCGTGGCGCGCCGACCCACGCCGTCGTCGAGGCGACCGCCCGCCACCTCGGCGCACCCGTCGAGGCGGTGTCCGCGCTGCTCGACGACCACCGCACCGCCCCGGCGACCGACCAGGACCTGGTCCGGTTCGCGCAGGACCTGGCCCGACTGAGGAGAGAGGTACGACGCTCATGA
- a CDS encoding AAA family ATPase, which yields MTQTTHEAGVRERLLAVRQEVAKAVVGQDAAVSGLLVALLCGGHVLMEGVPGTAKTLLVRTLAQSLDVQTRRVQFTPDLMPGDITGSLVIDAAGGGELSFREGPIFTNLLLADEINRTPPKTQSALLEAMEEGQVSADGVTRPLPRPFLVAATQNPVEFEGTYPLPEAQLDRFLLKVVLPVPPREDEITILTRHAEGFDPRDVAGAGVRPVAGAADVEAGQAAVKQVQVSPEVASYIVDIARATRQSPSLSLGVSPRGATALLRAARAWAWLSGRDFVTPDDVKALAQASLAHRLGVRAEAELEGVDVAQVLASAIASVPVPR from the coding sequence ATGACCCAGACCACCCACGAGGCCGGCGTCCGCGAGCGGCTGCTCGCCGTGCGCCAGGAGGTCGCCAAGGCCGTGGTCGGCCAGGACGCCGCCGTGTCCGGGCTGCTCGTCGCGCTGCTGTGCGGCGGCCACGTGCTGATGGAGGGCGTGCCGGGGACGGCCAAGACGCTGCTCGTGCGCACCCTCGCCCAGAGCCTCGACGTGCAGACCCGGCGGGTGCAGTTCACCCCCGACCTGATGCCCGGCGACATCACCGGCTCGCTGGTCATCGACGCGGCGGGCGGCGGCGAGCTCAGCTTCCGCGAGGGCCCGATCTTCACCAACCTGCTGCTGGCCGACGAGATCAACCGGACGCCGCCCAAGACCCAGTCCGCGCTGCTGGAGGCGATGGAGGAGGGCCAGGTGTCGGCCGACGGCGTGACCCGGCCCCTGCCGCGCCCGTTCCTGGTGGCCGCCACCCAGAACCCGGTCGAGTTCGAGGGCACCTACCCGCTGCCCGAGGCCCAGCTCGACCGCTTCCTGCTCAAGGTGGTGCTGCCCGTGCCGCCGCGCGAGGACGAGATCACCATCCTCACCCGGCACGCCGAGGGCTTCGACCCGCGCGACGTGGCCGGCGCGGGCGTGCGGCCGGTCGCCGGCGCCGCCGATGTCGAGGCCGGCCAGGCCGCGGTGAAGCAGGTGCAGGTGTCCCCCGAGGTGGCGTCCTACATCGTCGACATCGCGCGGGCCACCCGGCAGTCGCCCTCGCTGTCGCTCGGCGTCAGCCCGCGCGGCGCGACCGCGCTGCTGCGGGCGGCGCGGGCGTGGGCCTGGCTCTCGGGCCGCGACTTCGTGACGCCCGACGACGTGAAGGCGCTGGCCCAGGCGTCGCTGGCCCACCGGCTCGGCGTACGTGCCGAGGCGGAGCTCGAGGGCGTCGACGTCGCCCAGGTGCTGGCCTCCGCGATCGCCTCCGTCCCCGTCCCGCGCTGA
- a CDS encoding DUF58 domain-containing protein: MAISGRVALLLLLGLVAVVLRPQAGTVWLWLLGVLLLVGLDRLLTPSPGLATLTRRPPGSVRLGDPASSELTVAATGRRLHLHVRDAWQPSAGARDNRFRLRLVPGDQRRLSTPLLPRRRGDLRAAGVTVRSWGPLGLVARQRTYDVPGSVRALPPFESRKHLPSRLARLRDLDGRAAVRVRGQGTEFDSLREYVRGDDVRSIDWRASARSTHVVVRTWQPERDRRVVLVLDTSRTSAGRVARAAGEPETDGMPRLDAAMDSALLLGALASRAGDRVDFVAGDRRVRARQRLHGARDVALRLQEQMAELDPVLVEADWDLLAGAVQGFGRQRALVVLLTALEPAAIADGLLPVLPVLTRHHRVVIASVRDPELTRLAAVAETEATADDVYAAAAAAHEVERRERTRAMLVRLGVDVVDADVGELPPALADHYLSLKAQGLL; encoded by the coding sequence ATGGCGATCTCCGGCCGGGTCGCGCTGCTGCTCCTGCTGGGGCTGGTGGCTGTCGTGCTGCGCCCCCAGGCCGGCACGGTGTGGCTCTGGCTGCTGGGGGTGCTGCTCCTCGTCGGCCTGGACCGGCTGCTCACCCCCTCCCCCGGTCTTGCCACCCTCACCCGGCGCCCGCCGGGCTCGGTGCGGCTCGGCGACCCGGCGTCCTCCGAGCTCACCGTCGCGGCGACCGGACGCCGGCTGCACCTCCACGTCCGCGACGCCTGGCAGCCCTCCGCCGGCGCCCGCGACAACAGGTTCCGGCTCCGGCTGGTCCCCGGCGACCAGCGGCGGCTGAGCACTCCGCTGCTCCCCCGGCGCCGCGGCGACCTGCGCGCGGCCGGGGTCACGGTCCGGTCCTGGGGGCCGCTGGGGCTGGTCGCCCGGCAGCGCACCTACGACGTCCCCGGATCGGTGCGCGCGCTGCCGCCGTTCGAGTCGCGCAAGCACCTGCCGTCCCGGCTGGCCCGGCTCCGCGACCTCGACGGGCGGGCCGCGGTCCGCGTGCGCGGCCAGGGCACCGAGTTCGACTCGCTGCGCGAGTACGTCCGCGGCGACGACGTCCGCTCCATCGACTGGCGCGCGTCGGCGCGCAGCACCCACGTCGTGGTCCGCACCTGGCAGCCCGAGCGGGACCGCCGGGTGGTGCTCGTCCTCGACACCTCCCGCACCTCCGCGGGCCGGGTCGCCCGCGCCGCGGGCGAGCCCGAGACCGACGGCATGCCCCGCCTGGACGCGGCCATGGACTCCGCCCTCCTGCTCGGCGCCCTCGCCTCCCGGGCCGGCGACCGGGTCGACTTCGTCGCCGGCGACCGCCGGGTCCGGGCCCGCCAGCGGCTGCACGGCGCCCGCGACGTGGCGCTGCGCCTGCAGGAGCAGATGGCCGAGCTCGACCCGGTGCTGGTCGAGGCCGACTGGGACCTGCTGGCCGGCGCGGTCCAGGGCTTCGGCCGCCAGCGGGCGCTCGTCGTCCTGCTCACCGCGCTCGAGCCGGCCGCCATCGCCGACGGCCTGCTGCCCGTGCTCCCGGTCCTGACCCGTCACCACCGGGTCGTCATCGCCTCGGTCCGCGATCCCGAGCTGACCCGGCTGGCCGCGGTCGCCGAGACCGAGGCCACCGCCGACGACGTCTACGCCGCCGCGGCCGCCGCCCACGAGGTCGAGCGCCGCGAGCGCACCCGCGCCATGCTGGTGCGGCTCGGGGTCGACGTGGTCGACGCCGACGTCGGCGAGCTGCCCCCGGCGCTGGCCGACCACTACCTCTCCCTCAAGGCCCAGGGCCTGCTGTAG
- a CDS encoding DUF4349 domain-containing protein, with protein MQTSPRRAALALAGLTTLLALVGCSSGDSNDASGSKAASGDALMSEAAPAGAPAEAPAGVADSAGDSGDSGGSAGRDDARAPDAAQPAVIATGTVSLEAKDVGKARLEVRKVVDAHQGTVGEQETTTGEKGELSTARLVLRVPSERFDDVVAALEGIATPTGTTTNAEDVSAEVVDVEARIRAQRKSVQRIETLLARAETIEQIVAIESQLASRQADLDALESRQQWLADQTSMSTLTVYLSQPATRHEQEDEEADGFLGGLAQGWDAFVTGAGAVLVVVGFLVPWLVLLAVLAVPARLLLRRRTRGPARTA; from the coding sequence ATGCAGACCTCACCGCGCCGTGCCGCGCTCGCCCTCGCCGGACTCACCACCCTCCTCGCCCTGGTCGGCTGCAGCTCCGGCGACAGCAACGACGCGAGCGGCTCGAAGGCCGCGTCCGGCGACGCGCTGATGAGCGAGGCGGCCCCGGCGGGGGCCCCGGCGGAGGCGCCGGCGGGCGTGGCCGACAGTGCCGGCGACAGCGGCGACAGCGGCGGCAGCGCCGGGCGCGACGACGCCCGGGCCCCCGACGCCGCGCAGCCCGCGGTGATCGCCACCGGCACCGTGTCGCTGGAGGCGAAGGACGTCGGCAAGGCCCGGCTGGAGGTGCGCAAGGTGGTCGACGCGCACCAGGGCACGGTCGGCGAGCAGGAGACCACGACCGGCGAGAAGGGCGAGCTGAGCACCGCGCGCCTGGTGCTGCGGGTGCCGAGCGAGCGCTTCGACGACGTGGTGGCGGCGCTGGAGGGGATCGCCACCCCGACGGGGACGACGACCAACGCCGAGGACGTGAGCGCCGAGGTGGTCGACGTGGAAGCCCGGATCCGGGCGCAGCGCAAGAGCGTGCAGCGGATCGAGACGCTGCTGGCGCGGGCCGAGACGATCGAGCAGATCGTGGCGATCGAGTCCCAGCTCGCCAGCCGCCAGGCCGACCTGGACGCGCTGGAGTCGCGGCAGCAGTGGCTGGCCGACCAGACCAGCATGTCGACGCTCACCGTCTACCTCTCGCAGCCGGCGACCCGCCACGAGCAGGAGGACGAGGAGGCCGACGGCTTCCTGGGCGGCCTGGCGCAGGGCTGGGACGCCTTCGTGACCGGTGCCGGCGCGGTGCTGGTGGTGGTCGGCTTCCTGGTTCCGTGGCTGGTGCTGCTCGCCGTGCTGGCCGTGCCGGCCCGGCTGCTCCTGCGCCGCCGGACGCGGGGTCCGGCCCGCACTGCGTAA
- a CDS encoding LysR family transcriptional regulator: MRIEQLEYLTAVTQHGSLRRASERLHLSQPALSEALTKLERELRVTLLDRRRSGARISREGRELLPYMADVLAAVERLRNAAGDRRTDTRMIRVGTVHAATSTLLIPAVRAFQERHPGTTVEVLTLQQAQIDEGLADSTLDLGLVNVLDGDDAPIGLDGVDLLHGRPVAVLPAGHPLTARPQVTIDELRQERFVMMRPGYVMHRYVHRAFGPELPPAAHSTDGAEMGKALVAEGVGVTVLPDYTVIGDPLHRVGMIEARPIAGEQTYLTLQLRQRSSLQQPLPVRELQAALTARATEYRGAAASSSAAS; the protein is encoded by the coding sequence ATGCGCATCGAACAGCTGGAGTACCTCACCGCCGTCACGCAGCACGGCTCCCTGCGCCGGGCCAGCGAGCGACTGCACCTCTCCCAGCCCGCGCTCAGCGAGGCGCTCACCAAGCTCGAGCGCGAGCTGCGGGTCACCCTGCTCGACCGCCGTCGCTCGGGCGCCCGGATCAGCCGCGAGGGCCGCGAGCTGCTGCCCTACATGGCCGACGTCCTCGCCGCCGTCGAGCGACTGCGCAATGCCGCCGGGGACCGGCGTACCGACACCCGGATGATCCGGGTCGGCACGGTGCACGCCGCCACCTCCACCCTGCTCATCCCGGCGGTCCGCGCGTTCCAGGAGCGCCACCCCGGTACGACGGTCGAGGTGCTCACCCTCCAGCAGGCCCAGATCGACGAGGGGCTCGCCGACAGCACTCTCGACCTGGGCCTGGTCAACGTCCTCGACGGCGACGACGCGCCGATCGGCCTGGACGGGGTGGACCTGCTCCACGGCCGCCCGGTCGCGGTCCTCCCGGCGGGTCACCCGCTCACCGCCCGGCCGCAGGTGACCATCGACGAGCTGCGCCAGGAGCGGTTCGTGATGATGCGGCCCGGCTACGTGATGCACCGCTACGTCCATCGCGCGTTCGGCCCCGAGCTGCCGCCCGCCGCCCACAGCACCGACGGCGCCGAGATGGGCAAGGCCCTGGTCGCCGAGGGCGTGGGCGTGACCGTGCTCCCCGACTACACGGTCATCGGCGACCCGCTGCACCGCGTCGGCATGATCGAGGCCCGCCCGATCGCCGGCGAGCAGACCTATCTCACCCTTCAGCTGCGCCAGCGCTCCTCTCTCCAGCAGCCGCTGCCCGTGCGGGAGCTGCAGGCCGCGCTGACCGCGCGCGCCACGGAGTACCGGGGCGCGGCGGCGAGCTCCAGCGCCGCCTCCTGA
- a CDS encoding NYN domain-containing protein, whose amino-acid sequence MTTTPSTARLAVLIDADNTSPKHVSALLEELATYGVATVKRAYGDWTTPQLGGWKAQLNRHAIVPVQQFAYTTGKNATDSALIIDAMDLLYSGNLDAFALVSSDSDFTRLATRLRESGRTVYGLGLRKTPQSLVAACDTFIYLELLGEQAGGETEPETPEEVEPAAPVPNLQSLLSRAVNATSDDDGWARLAAIGSYLRSADSSFDPRLYGAAKLATLVESQPYLTTTGTGSGLRVGLKGQVTVAKKPAARRAPAKKATAG is encoded by the coding sequence GTGACCACCACGCCGAGCACCGCCCGCCTGGCCGTCCTGATCGACGCCGACAACACCTCGCCGAAGCACGTCAGCGCCCTGCTGGAGGAGCTGGCGACGTACGGCGTCGCGACCGTGAAGCGCGCCTACGGCGACTGGACCACGCCCCAGCTCGGCGGCTGGAAGGCCCAGCTCAATCGGCACGCCATCGTCCCCGTGCAGCAGTTCGCCTACACGACCGGCAAGAACGCCACCGACTCGGCGCTGATCATCGACGCGATGGACCTGCTCTACTCGGGCAACCTGGACGCCTTCGCGCTCGTGTCCAGCGACAGCGACTTCACCCGGCTCGCGACCCGCCTGCGCGAGTCGGGCCGGACGGTCTACGGGCTCGGGCTGCGCAAGACGCCGCAGTCGCTCGTCGCCGCCTGCGACACCTTCATCTACCTGGAGCTCCTGGGCGAGCAGGCCGGCGGCGAGACCGAGCCGGAGACCCCGGAGGAGGTCGAGCCGGCCGCGCCGGTCCCCAACCTGCAGAGCCTGCTCAGCCGGGCGGTCAACGCCACGTCCGACGACGACGGCTGGGCGCGGCTCGCCGCGATCGGCAGCTACCTGCGCTCGGCCGACTCCTCCTTCGACCCGCGGCTGTACGGCGCCGCGAAACTGGCCACGCTGGTCGAGAGCCAGCCCTACCTGACGACCACCGGCACCGGGTCCGGGCTGCGGGTCGGGCTCAAGGGCCAGGTCACGGTCGCGAAGAAGCCGGCCGCGCGGCGCGCGCCGGCGAAGAAGGCCACCGCCGGCTGA
- a CDS encoding FAD:protein FMN transferase: MIVRRRAFEVMGTVVSLALRGRYAEGPEAEAAWAEVTASLRRVDELFSTYRPDSVVNRWGRGELALVDAPPELTEVLTLAEVAREASGGAFDIEAVRSPYGGGPDPSGVVKGWAVRRASAALDRLAATDYCLSAGGDLLCRTRVPGAPAWRIGIEDPADPRRLVAVVPVADGAVATSGSAHRGDHIRDPRTGTAPAGLRQVTVVAPDLVAADIEATTAFVLGERGVPWLLGRGRSGVVVAADGTAATYGADPLSRRWPSSPARAARPASSRP; encoded by the coding sequence GTGATCGTCCGGCGCCGCGCCTTCGAGGTGATGGGCACCGTCGTCAGCCTCGCCCTGCGCGGTCGGTACGCCGAGGGGCCCGAGGCCGAGGCCGCCTGGGCCGAGGTGACGGCGAGCCTGCGCCGGGTCGACGAGCTGTTCAGCACCTACCGGCCCGACTCCGTGGTGAACCGCTGGGGCCGGGGCGAGCTGGCCCTCGTCGACGCGCCCCCGGAGCTCACCGAGGTGCTGACCCTCGCCGAGGTCGCCCGGGAGGCGAGCGGCGGGGCCTTCGACATCGAGGCCGTCCGCTCGCCGTACGGTGGCGGGCCGGACCCCTCCGGGGTGGTGAAGGGCTGGGCGGTGCGGCGGGCGAGCGCGGCCCTGGACCGGCTCGCGGCGACCGACTACTGCCTCTCGGCCGGGGGCGACCTGCTCTGTCGCACCCGCGTCCCGGGTGCCCCGGCCTGGCGGATCGGCATCGAGGACCCGGCCGACCCCCGCCGCCTGGTCGCCGTCGTGCCGGTCGCGGACGGTGCGGTCGCGACCTCCGGCAGCGCGCACCGCGGCGACCACATCCGCGACCCGCGCACCGGGACCGCCCCCGCCGGGCTGCGGCAGGTGACGGTCGTCGCGCCGGACCTGGTGGCCGCCGACATCGAGGCGACCACCGCCTTCGTCCTGGGGGAGCGGGGCGTGCCCTGGCTGCTCGGCCGCGGCCGGAGCGGGGTCGTGGTCGCCGCCGACGGCACCGCCGCGACGTACGGTGCGGATCCGCTCAGCCGGCGGTGGCCTTCTTCGCCGGCGCGCGCCGCGCGGCCGGCTTCTTCGCGACCGTGA
- a CDS encoding FMN-binding protein: protein MRRIALWFAGTVAVVVLLFSHATSTGGSTLAAAGSQVAVSGGTSTGSGTTVTGDVAQTRWGPVQVALTVDGGTITAVQVPRYPSGNGRDQEINARALPVLVQETIAAQSASIDMVSGATVTSVGYRQSLQSALDKAGL from the coding sequence ATGAGACGCATCGCGCTGTGGTTCGCCGGGACGGTGGCGGTCGTGGTCCTGCTGTTCAGCCACGCCACCTCGACCGGCGGCTCGACCCTGGCCGCGGCCGGCTCCCAGGTCGCCGTCTCCGGCGGTACGTCGACCGGCTCCGGCACGACGGTCACCGGCGACGTGGCCCAGACCCGCTGGGGCCCGGTCCAGGTCGCGCTGACGGTCGACGGCGGCACGATCACGGCGGTGCAGGTGCCGCGGTATCCCAGCGGCAACGGCCGCGACCAGGAGATCAACGCCCGCGCGCTGCCGGTCCTAGTCCAGGAGACGATCGCGGCGCAGAGCGCCTCGATCGACATGGTCAGCGGTGCGACCGTGACCAGCGTCGGCTACCGGCAGTCGCTGCAGAGCGCGCTCGACAAGGCCGGGCTGTGA
- a CDS encoding ferredoxin reductase family protein, which produces MTALTPRATLPPVAARPAAAVRAEAVRTAAGTALAGALGLVALWWLRDGGLGSIVDLGSALTALGRLSGLAGSVLLLAQVLLMARLPVLERAFGQDRLAALHRTVGFTSFSLVLGHVLTVTWGYAAGSLAATPAMLWTLTWDYPGMLLAAAGLLCLVLVVVTSVRAARRRLRYESWHLLHLYAYLGVGLALPHQLWTGEQLTGSPARTVFWWTAWGAAAGAVLGWRVLLPLAVNLRHRLRVTSVVAEAPGVWSVYLTGRRLERLRAEPGQFLLWRFLDAPGRSRAHPYSLSAAPDGRSLRITVAAAGDDSRRVAALAPGGRVLVEGPYGRLTPRAREARKVALIGAGVGMAPLRALAEGMSFAPGEAVYVERYRSAPLFAAEVDLLARERGLRVLRLPGARRTADSWLPALARPVDDVTALRAWVPDIAEHDVYVCGPPGWSALVRATAVAAGVPDRRIHVEDFGW; this is translated from the coding sequence GTGACCGCCCTGACGCCCCGCGCCACCCTGCCGCCCGTCGCGGCCCGCCCGGCCGCGGCGGTGCGCGCCGAGGCGGTCCGGACGGCCGCGGGCACGGCCCTCGCCGGCGCGCTGGGCCTGGTCGCCCTGTGGTGGCTGCGCGACGGGGGCCTGGGCTCGATCGTCGACCTCGGCTCGGCGCTGACCGCGCTCGGCCGGCTCAGCGGCCTGGCCGGCTCGGTGCTGCTCCTCGCCCAGGTGCTGCTGATGGCGCGGCTGCCCGTGCTGGAGCGGGCGTTCGGCCAGGACCGGCTGGCCGCGCTGCACCGCACCGTCGGCTTCACCTCGTTCTCCCTCGTGCTGGGCCACGTCCTCACCGTGACCTGGGGCTACGCCGCGGGCTCGCTCGCCGCGACCCCGGCCATGCTGTGGACGCTGACCTGGGACTACCCGGGCATGCTGCTCGCCGCCGCCGGCCTGCTGTGCCTGGTCCTGGTCGTGGTGACCAGCGTGCGTGCCGCGCGGCGCAGGCTGCGCTACGAGTCCTGGCACCTGCTGCACCTCTACGCCTATCTCGGCGTCGGGCTCGCCCTGCCCCACCAGCTGTGGACCGGCGAGCAGCTCACCGGCTCGCCCGCGCGCACCGTGTTCTGGTGGACGGCGTGGGGTGCGGCCGCCGGCGCCGTCCTCGGCTGGCGGGTGCTGCTCCCGCTCGCCGTGAACCTGCGGCACCGGCTCCGGGTGACCTCCGTCGTCGCCGAGGCGCCCGGGGTGTGGTCGGTGTACCTGACCGGGCGCCGTCTCGAGCGGCTGCGCGCCGAGCCGGGGCAGTTCCTGCTCTGGCGCTTCCTCGACGCCCCGGGCCGCTCCCGCGCCCACCCCTACTCCTTGTCCGCCGCCCCGGACGGCCGCAGCCTGCGGATCACCGTCGCCGCGGCCGGTGACGACAGCCGCCGCGTCGCCGCGCTCGCGCCCGGTGGCCGGGTGCTCGTCGAGGGGCCGTACGGCCGGCTCACGCCCCGCGCCCGCGAGGCCCGCAAGGTCGCGCTCATCGGCGCCGGGGTCGGGATGGCTCCGCTGCGCGCCCTCGCCGAGGGGATGAGCTTCGCGCCCGGCGAGGCGGTGTACGTCGAGCGGTACCGCTCCGCTCCGCTGTTCGCCGCCGAGGTCGACCTGCTCGCCCGGGAGCGCGGACTGCGGGTGCTGCGCCTGCCGGGTGCTCGGCGTACCGCCGACTCGTGGCTGCCCGCGCTGGCCCGACCGGTCGACGACGTGACGGCGCTGCGGGCCTGGGTCCCGGACATCGCGGAGCACGACGTCTACGTCTGCGGTCCTCCGGGCTGGTCGGCCCTGGTCCGGGCGACCGCGGTCGCCGCCGGAGTGCCGGACCGGCGCATCCATGTCGAGGACTTCGGGTGGTGA
- the hemE gene encoding uroporphyrinogen decarboxylase — protein sequence MTAPLHDSALLKAARGEKVPHTPVWFMRQAGRSLPEYLKVREGVAMLDSCQNAELITEITLQPVRRYGVDAAIFFSDIVLPLKAVGVDLDIVPGVGPVVATPVRTLADVEAIPDLTPEQIPYITQAVQNLVGELASTNGGTPLIGFAGAPFTVASYLVEGGPSKEHAKTKALMFGAPDVWDALMRKIADVSAVFLETQVAAGASAVQLFDSWAGALTPADYVRYVQPHSARVLERVGALGVPRIHFGVGTSNLLDLMGEAGADVVGVDWRTPLERAIPLVGDRSVQGNLDPTLVFAPTEVMTERAAAVIEAGRAARGHIFNLGHGVIPSTDPDQLARLTEFVQGYPLD from the coding sequence GTGACCGCCCCCCTGCACGACAGCGCACTCCTCAAGGCCGCCCGCGGAGAGAAGGTGCCGCACACCCCGGTGTGGTTCATGCGGCAGGCCGGGCGCTCGCTGCCGGAGTACCTGAAGGTGCGCGAGGGCGTCGCCATGCTCGACTCCTGCCAGAACGCCGAGCTGATCACCGAGATCACCCTCCAACCGGTGCGTCGCTACGGCGTGGACGCGGCGATCTTCTTCTCCGACATCGTGCTGCCGCTCAAGGCGGTCGGCGTCGACCTCGACATCGTGCCCGGCGTCGGGCCGGTCGTCGCCACGCCGGTGCGCACCCTCGCCGACGTCGAGGCGATCCCGGACCTCACCCCCGAGCAGATCCCCTACATCACCCAGGCCGTCCAGAACCTGGTCGGCGAGCTCGCCTCGACCAACGGCGGCACCCCGTTGATCGGGTTCGCGGGCGCGCCGTTCACCGTGGCGTCGTACCTCGTCGAGGGCGGACCGTCGAAGGAGCACGCGAAGACCAAGGCGCTGATGTTCGGTGCCCCCGACGTGTGGGACGCGCTGATGCGCAAGATCGCCGACGTCTCGGCCGTCTTCCTCGAGACCCAGGTCGCCGCGGGCGCCTCCGCGGTCCAGCTGTTCGACTCGTGGGCCGGCGCGCTCACCCCGGCCGACTACGTCCGCTACGTCCAGCCCCACTCCGCCCGAGTGCTGGAGCGGGTGGGCGCGCTGGGCGTGCCCCGCATCCACTTCGGCGTCGGTACGTCGAACCTGCTCGACCTGATGGGCGAGGCGGGCGCCGACGTGGTCGGCGTCGACTGGCGCACCCCGCTCGAGCGCGCGATCCCGCTGGTCGGCGATCGCTCCGTGCAGGGCAACCTCGACCCGACGCTCGTCTTCGCGCCGACCGAGGTGATGACCGAGCGCGCCGCCGCTGTCATCGAGGCCGGCCGGGCCGCCCGCGGGCACATCTTCAACCTCGGTCACGGCGTCATCCCGAGCACCGACCCCGACCAGCTCGCGCGGCTGACCGAGTTCGTGCAGGGCTACCCGCTGGACTGA
- a CDS encoding DUF3000 domain-containing protein: MVARQEMNQGSGAAGTPPEFTAAVAGLRAASFRPEVFCEEMPAPQRIAPYAAALSADVTVDDEVATGRLVLLHDPAGNDAWAGTFRCVAYCRAEIDHDLATDPLLTDVGWTWLTDALEAHGAEHVAVSGTVTKVVTESYGSMADEPGSAQLEIRASWTPVDPADIATHAEAWGELMCTAGGLEPVPDGIAVMPSRRGQRGG; encoded by the coding sequence ATGGTCGCCCGCCAGGAGATGAACCAGGGGTCCGGCGCGGCCGGCACTCCCCCCGAGTTCACCGCAGCCGTCGCGGGCCTGCGCGCGGCCTCGTTCCGCCCCGAGGTCTTCTGCGAGGAGATGCCGGCGCCGCAGCGGATCGCGCCGTACGCCGCCGCCCTGTCCGCCGACGTCACCGTCGACGACGAGGTGGCCACCGGCCGCCTGGTCCTGCTCCACGACCCGGCCGGCAACGACGCCTGGGCGGGCACCTTCCGCTGCGTGGCCTACTGCCGGGCCGAGATCGACCACGACCTGGCGACCGACCCGTTGCTGACCGACGTCGGCTGGACCTGGCTGACCGACGCGTTGGAGGCGCACGGTGCCGAGCACGTCGCCGTCTCCGGGACCGTCACCAAGGTGGTCACCGAGAGCTACGGCTCGATGGCCGACGAGCCGGGCAGCGCCCAGCTCGAGATCCGGGCCTCGTGGACGCCCGTCGACCCGGCCGACATCGCCACGCACGCCGAGGCGTGGGGCGAGCTGATGTGCACCGCCGGCGGCCTGGAGCCGGTGCCCGACGGGATCGCGGTCATGCCGTCGCGGCGCGGCCAGCGGGGCGGCTGA